AATCGTCGTCGGCTTTTCCAACACTTGTGCTCCTTGGTTGCGCTTTCCACGCTGACCCTGGCCGGCTGCTCCGGGGCTGACACCCCGGGCGATGACTCGACTGGCCCCGAAGGAAACGTGTGACCGGCGGAGGCGGCTCCGGGGCCGGGGCCCAGACAACAGGCGGCGGACCCACAGCCGGGGGAGGCAGCGACGGCTCGGGGACGAACACAAACAACGGAGCCATGAGCTCGAGTGGCGCGGGCGATGGCGGCGGCTCCATCGCCAGTGGTGGACAACCTGGCTTGGGCGGCTCGACTGAGAGCACGGGTGCAACGTCCGCGGGCGGGACAACGGTGAGCGGCGGCGCAGCGACGGGCGGCACACGCGCAGCCGGTGGCGCTACGCCGAGCTCGGGTGGCACGGCGTCGAATACGGGCGGCGCTTCGCCAAGCACGGGTGGTATGAACACCGGCGGCGCTTCGGAGGGCAGCGGCGGCATCTCGCCGAACATCGGCGGCTCACAGAACACCGGGGGCACGCCCGCAACGGGCGGCCCACAAAACACCGGAGGCGTCCCTCCGACAGGAGGCGCGCCGAACACCGGCGGGGCACTGCCGACCGGCGGCGCGCCCAGTACCAGCGGGAGCGGCGGCGACGAGAGCACGATCCCGATGGAAATCCCGACACCGAGCAATGGCGATGGAGAGATCCGCTCCGGCACGACCGTGCTCAAGAACGCGCAGAACGGCGGGCAGGACGTCTACGACTTCGAGAACAAGAAGATCGGCGTGAACAACACGTCCGATTGCGACGACGGTGAAGATCAGGTCACGGTGTTCGAGGTCGAGGACGGCGTGACCGTGCGCCATCTGATCATCGCGGGCGGGCTCGCGGCAGGCAACGGCATCGTCTGCAAGGGCAATTGCACGCTGGAGTACGTCTACTGGGAAGACGTATGCGAGGACGCGGCGACCAACACCAAAGACGGCGCCACCATGAGCTTGAACCATGTGATCGCCCTGCATGCGAGCGACAAGGTCTTCCAACACAACGCGAAGGCTGGCTCGAAGACGATCGTCAAGAACTCGTACGTCGCGGATTTCGGGAAGCTCTGGCGCTCCTGCGGCGACTGCACCGCGAACGGAGGACCCCGCCATCTCATCCTCGACAATGTCCGTGTCGAGGACGTCAACACAGCGGTCGCCGGGCCCAACCAGAACTATGGCGACACGGTGACGATCACCAACCTCTACGTCAGAGGCGGCTACGACTCCGACTCTGACCGTCCAAGGATCTGCACGGAGTACATCGCGGTCACCGACCACAATGGCGAGGCGAGCTCAGTGGACGGCGGGGCGAGCCAGTGGAACACGGCCACCTGCAAGGTGACCGAGGCCGATGTGAAGAGCTGGTAGCCCGGGGCTAGCATTGCACTACAGCCAGCAGCGCGAGCAGGTACACCCCCCAGGTTTCCCCGGGATCCGTCGAGGCACCGCGGGCCGAGTTGAACCCGGCTGCGCCGCAGGGTAGTGGTTCGCGGCGCTGACTGGCTCTCCATGCTCACGAACAACATCCTGGATCTCATCGGCAACACCCCGCTCATTCAGCTCGGCAGCGAGCCCATCTACGCGAAAGCCGAGTTCTTGAACCCCGGCGGAAGCATCAAGGATCGTGTGGCCGTGGCCATGCTCGAAGGCGCCGAGCGCGACGGCCGTCTGCGTCCCGATTCGATCATCGTCGAGCCTACGTCGGGCAACACGGGCATCGGCCTCGCCCTGGTAGGGCGACTCAAGGGCTACCGAGTCATCATCGTGATGCCCGAAGGCATGAGCCAGGAGCGCAAGAAGCTGATCCGGGCGCTCGGCGCGGAGCTCGTGCTCACGCCGGACGGCGAGTCCATTCCCGGGGCCGTGCGTCGTGCCGAACGGATGGTTGCGGACGACCCGCGCATGTTCATGCCGAACCAATTCGGGAATCCGGACAACCCTCGCGTGCATTACCAGGAGACGGCGCACGAGCTGTGGCGACAGATGACCGGGAATGTCAGCTGCTTCGTCGCGGGCATCGGCAGCGGAGGCACGCTGCAGGGCGTGGGTCAGTTTTTACGCGAGCACAAGCCGGACGTGCGAATCGTCGCCGTGGAGCCGAAGAACGTATCCGCGCTGCTCGGACACGAGCCGGGGTTGCACCAAATCCAGGGCATCGGTGACGGATTCGTCCCCGCGGTGCTCGACGTCAAGCTGGTCGACGATATCATCGAGGTGACGGACGAGGACGCCATCGAGACCACTCGCCAGCTCGGTCGAGACTACGGGCTCTTGGTCGGGATTTCTTCGGGCGCCAACGTCTGGGCGGCTCGACAGGCGCGCGAGCGCTGCCAGGGCAGCATCGCGACGATTCTGCCGGACCGCGCAGAGCGTTACTTCAGTACGGCGCTGCTCTGATCCGTCTCGTACGGGCCAGAGGGCTTCGAGCCGAGTGCAGACAGAAGGCCCGCCAGCGTCTCCATCGAGATCGTCAGCGGGCCATCCTCGTTGGAGCCGCGCCCCGACGGATGACCCCAAGTCCCAGGCAGTGGGGCGGGCGTCGCGACCCGTGTCGTGATCCCAAACGTCCTGCCGCCTAAGTCGGCAAGGGATTCGGAGCGGGCGGACGCTGGGTTCGCCCGGTGTTCCAAAGGGTAGCAATGGGCGGGGCTGGAGCGCGAGCTGAGTTTGGGGAGTTTGGGGCGTGCCGCTGCAGGGCCTTCAACTCGCGTCGAAGCAGAGCGAGAACGGGAAAGAAAGGTCCCGGCGTCTGAGAGGCGGTCGTGATGAGCGCGAGTAGTGTCATCAACGACACCGCGAACGATGTCGAGAGAGGCGTCGTGGCCGTGGGTAACCAGAAGTCGATGAAGCGCACGAATAGGAACCCCAGTCTGTAGGTCGCTAACGAGCGTAACGAACTTCTCTTTGCGCTTGTGCCGACGACCGAACCACTTCTCGTCCACCCCAACCATGCGCAGGGCACGCGAAGGCTGGGTCCGGTCCCAGCGCTCGATCGCGTCCAGCTCTGCCCGACGGACCGTGTGCCAACTCAGCCCCCACTTCGTCGAGACATGCACCAATGGCATCGAGAAGGCGTCAAGCGCCAGGTGCTGCTGCAGCCGTCGAGTCGGCCGCTGATCCGGGTCGGCCCAGACCAG
This sequence is a window from Verrucomicrobiota bacterium. Protein-coding genes within it:
- a CDS encoding pectate lyase — protein: MEIPTPSNGDGEIRSGTTVLKNAQNGGQDVYDFENKKIGVNNTSDCDDGEDQVTVFEVEDGVTVRHLIIAGGLAAGNGIVCKGNCTLEYVYWEDVCEDAATNTKDGATMSLNHVIALHASDKVFQHNAKAGSKTIVKNSYVADFGKLWRSCGDCTANGGPRHLILDNVRVEDVNTAVAGPNQNYGDTVTITNLYVRGGYDSDSDRPRICTEYIAVTDHNGEASSVDGGASQWNTATCKVTEADVKSW
- the cysK gene encoding cysteine synthase A translates to MLTNNILDLIGNTPLIQLGSEPIYAKAEFLNPGGSIKDRVAVAMLEGAERDGRLRPDSIIVEPTSGNTGIGLALVGRLKGYRVIIVMPEGMSQERKKLIRALGAELVLTPDGESIPGAVRRAERMVADDPRMFMPNQFGNPDNPRVHYQETAHELWRQMTGNVSCFVAGIGSGGTLQGVGQFLREHKPDVRIVAVEPKNVSALLGHEPGLHQIQGIGDGFVPAVLDVKLVDDIIEVTDEDAIETTRQLGRDYGLLVGISSGANVWAARQARERCQGSIATILPDRAERYFSTALL